From Triticum urartu cultivar G1812 chromosome 2, Tu2.1, whole genome shotgun sequence, a single genomic window includes:
- the LOC125538779 gene encoding uncharacterized protein LOC125538779 — protein MCILHRKKHQKKEGVRRSWRSRRRRIGAQGSLEVIMALNYPSCSFLVSDECSALMRGCGCWSEEASPLSSPGVNSRRWDDFEPDPADLLPVDPFGMNLGNTITAAIASCLDRTVMSGAGRFGSGDGGAADLSFYLNHAIAVSRGPSCLPGGFGRAFEGPFVFGGLYEAGGANCSQGLPPLVSCSGSIVPGEDPSTSGSAALLCREGVDAVGASCSRPIVPGEDPSTSGSAALLCREGVEAVGASCSRPIVPGEDPSTSGSAALLCREGVEAVGASCSRPIVPGEDPSTSGSAALLCREGVDAVAASCSRPIVPGEDPSTSGSAALVCCDGVDAVGASCSWPIVPGEDPSPSGSAALVCCDGVDDVGSAPHDGMMYALAYLGLRDILATEMVCKSLHSWIRSELLWKCIHIEPVLSGKISDPDLLFLTQKIPGDLQCLNINDCINITDNGLNAVLQSNPTLTKLSIARCPRLTLDGLIANLKSFNMKAVSGIKSLRIDKNFNLPKEDYEELLSLLSIDKRQELHNRAPRFRHSNHFLLDCNDGYALDIEMCPICQSYKLVFDCPEVECSDKRSGKCRACEVCIKRCRQCGRCLERNEKFEEKFDLVYLCYKCRGDPASPSLGVEKDLVSILSSGRIASP, from the exons ATGTGCATACTCCATAGAAAAAAACACCAAAAAAAGGAGGGGGTGAGGAGGAGTtggaggagcaggaggaggaggattGGAGCGCAGGGGAGTTTGGAGGTTATTATGGCGCTGAATTATCCGTCGTGCTCATTCTTGGTGAGCGACGAGTGCTCTGCCCTGATGCGAGGGTGTGGATGCTGGTCGGAGGAGGCCTCGCCCCTCTCGTCCCCAGGGGTCAACTCCAGGCGCTGGGATGATTTCGAGCCCGATCCTGCGGATCTATTGCCCGTGGATCCCTTCGGGATGAACTTGGGGAACACCATCACTGCAGCCATCGCCAGTTGCCTCGACCGCACGGTCATGTCTGGTGCAGGGCGTTTTGGAAGCGGTGACGGTGGTGCGGCCGACTTGAGTTTTTACCTGAATCATGCTATTGCCGTCTCCCGGGGGCCATCTTGCCTCCCGGGTGGCTTCGGGCGTGCTTTTGAGGGGCCCTTTGTGTTTGGAGGCCTTTATGAGGCCGGAGGCGCCAACTGCTCTCAAGGGTTGCCTCCCCTTGTGTCCTGCTCAGGCTCAATTGTACCTGGAGAGGATCCATCTACTTCTGGCAGTGCTGCATTGTTGTGCCGTGAAGGAGTTGATGCCGTGGGAGCGTCCTGCTCACGCCCAATTGTACCTGGAGAGGATCCATCTACTTCTGGCAGTGCTGCATTGTTGTGCCGTGAAGGAGTTGAAGCCGTGGGAGCGTCCTGCTCACGCCCAATTGTACCTGGAGAGGATCCATCTACTTCTGGCAGTGCTGCATTGTTGTGCCGTGAAGGAGTTGAAGCCGTGGGAGCGTCCTGCTCACGCCCAATTGTACCTGGAGAGGATCCATCTACTTCTGGCAGTGCTGCATTGTTGTGCCGTGAAGGAGTTGATGCCGTGGCAGCGTCCTGCTCACGCCCAATTGTACCTGGAGAGGATCCATCTACTTCTGGCAGTGCTGCATTGGTGTGCTGTGATGGAGTTGATGCCGTGGGAGCGTCATGCTCATGGCCAATTGTACCCGGAGAGGATCCATCTCCTTCTGGCAGTGCTGCATTGGTGTGCTGTGATGGAGTTGATGATGTGGGAAGTGCACCACATGACGGGATGATGTATGCTCTTGCCTATCTTGGGCTTCGTGACATCCTAGCTACAGAGATGGTGTGCAAGTCTTTGCATTCATGGATCCGCAGCGAGTTATTGTGGAAGTGTATCCACATTGAACCGGTATTGAGCGGGAAGATCTCTGATCCTGATCTTCTATTTCTGACACAGAAGATTCCAGGTGATTTGCAGTGTCTAAATATAAATGACTGCATAAATATCACCGACAATGGTTTGAATGCTGTTCTCCAAAGCAATCCGACGTTAACAAAG TTGAGTATTGCGCGATGCCCGCGGTTAACTTTGGATGGCCTTATTGCCAATCTAAAGTCATTTAATATGAAAGCAGTGTCGGGTATTAAGAGCCTCAGAATTGACAAAAACTTCAATTTACCAAAAGAGGATTATGAGGAGTTATTATCCTTGTTGAGCATCGACAAGAGACAGGAGTTGCACAACCGGGCTCCGCGATTCCGTCATTCTAATCATTTTTTATTAGATTGCAATGACGGATATGCTCTTGATATTGAGATGTGCCCCATCTGTCAAAGTTACAAACTTGTTTTTGACTGCCCTGAAGTGGAGTGCAGTGACAAGAGATCTGGCAAGTGCCGAGCATGTGAGGTTTGCATCAAGAGATGCCGGCAGTGTGGAAGGTGCTTAGAACGAAATGAGAAGTTTGAAGAGAAATTTGATCTGGTCTACCTTTGCTACAAGTGTCGAGGCGATCCGGCTTCACCATCTCTCGGTGTGGAAAAGGATCTGGTCTCTATTTTATCCAGTGGAAGAATAGCTTCTCCTTGA
- the LOC125538777 gene encoding uncharacterized protein LOC125538777 — MAASPQAAAAGRHALSRGAGPPRPRLRSALPASSLALPQRAVSYLFRSLLPIPTAFCSTSRVRLTPSASLPSRRNFEGYIPRSCSRSSLQIYTTRSSPLSLSPSSALMVSAQLPPADVAQRSEEWFALRKDKLTTSTFSTALGFWAGNRRSELWSEKVFGPTDIKLADAAMAAMAWGTNHESMAVEQYTSITGRSVGSLGFAVHTEAKLGWLGASPDGVLGCDPDGGILEVKCPYNKGKPELALPWRIVPYYYMPQVQGLMEIMGRDWVDLYCWTPNGSSLFRVPRDRAYWELIHDVLREFWWGNVMPSRELVLLGKEAEARSFEPQPKHRLTNLVIVKSRKLASEAKLLCRDVGGHVEFFP; from the exons ATGGCAGCTTCTCCGCAGGCGGCCGCCGCCGGCCGTCACGCGCTGAGCCGCGGGGCCGGGCCGCCACGGCCGAGGCTTCGCTCGGCTCTACCGGCGTCGTCGCTCGCGCTCCCGCAACGCGCAG TTTCTTATTTGTTCAGGTCGCTCCTGCCGATTCCAACGGCATTTTGCTCAACATCGCGTGTGCGGTTAACTCCATCTGCATCCTTGCCGTCAAGACGAAACTTTGAAGGCTATATTCCTCGCAGCTGCTCGCGTTCATCGTTGCAGATCTACACTACCCGGTCATCACCGCTATCTCTCTCGCCATCTTCAGCCCTCATGGTGTCGGCCCAGCTTCCGCCGGCTGATGTAGCCCAGCGGTCAGAGGAGTGGTTTGCTCTGCGCAAGGATAAGCTCACCACAAGCACCTTCAGCACTGCCTTGGGTTTCTGGGCCGGCAACAGACGGTCAGAGCTTTGGAGTGAGAAGGTCTTTGGACCAACAGATATCAAGTTGGCGGATGCAGCCATGGCTGCCATGGCCTGGGGAACCAATCATGAAAGCATGGCCGTAGAGCAGTACACGAGCATCACAGGACGGTCAGTGGGTTCCCTTGGCTTCGCAGTGCACACCGAGGCTAAATTGGGGTGGCTCGGAGCTTCACCTGACGGCGTTCTTGGGTGTGACCCTGATGGTGGGATCCTGGAAGTCAAGTGCCCGTACAACAAGGGTAAGCCCGAGCTTGCTCTTCCATGGCGTATCGTGCCATACTACTACATGCCGCAGGTGCAGGGGCTGATGGAGATCATGGGCAGAGACTGGGTCGACCTCTACTGCTGGACACCCAACGGGAGCAGCCTGTTCCGAGTGCCTCGGGACCGCGCATACTGGGAGCTCATCCACGACGTCCTGCGTGAGTTCTGGTGGGGCAACGTGATGCCCTCCCGGGAGCTTGTGCTGCTGGGGAAGGAGGCCGAGGCGAGATCTTTCGAGCCGCAGCCCAAGCACCGGCTGACAAATCTAGTGATAGTTAAGAGCAGGAAACTAGCTTCTGAAGCCAAGTTGTTATGTAGGGATGTTGGTGGCCATGTAGAATTCTTCCCATGA